The Panicum hallii strain FIL2 chromosome 5, PHallii_v3.1, whole genome shotgun sequence genome contains the following window.
CGTTTCTTCTCAAATCTTGTCCCTTGAGTCCGTTCCAGATAAGAAGCAACAAACTGAATTCTGGCATAAGAAATCGTGTTCCAGGATGTTCCGGACCAGGAATTACAAGACACAAGAACGTATAATCATATttcatgcaaagatgtggtggaAAGGTTGTACGGAATAGCAAATACCGGCCAACAAGAATATGATGATGCAATCATATTGAAAGGTGAGAAACCATCTGTCGCCAAACCAAGCCGATCATTTCTCGCATCACTAGCAAAATTTGGATCAAAATCATCTAAAACTTTCCATGCATCAGTATCAGACGGGTGCACCATCAACTCTGGGTTTGCACGCACCCTCTCTCTGTGCCATCTCATGTGCTTAGCAGTATTCTTTGATAAAAATAACCGCTTCAACCGAGGCATAAGAGGCATGTAGCGAAGTTGCTTTTGTGCTATCTCTGTAGTCACATTTTCACCATCTTCATTTACAACCTCCACGAACCTCGATTCTTGACACTTTCGACACTTCTTCAAATCAATATCATTTTTCCAAAAAAGCATACAGTTATTTGGACAAACATCAATCTTTTTGTAGTCCATACCAAGCCCAGACAACAATTTCCTTGACTCGTAGACATCTTTAGGCATCTTATGATTTGCCGGAAGTATATCACCAATCAAATTTAAGACCATATTATAACAATTGTGAGATAATGTGAATTTGGACTTAATAGCCATGAGTCGAGTCACGAAAGCAAGGATAGTCACTTTTGTGTGCTCGTGCAACGGCTCTTCTGAAGCTTTAAGGAGCTCGAAAAAATTTTTAGCCTCCGACGTAGGTGGATCCTCAGACTCGGATGGGAGCTCCATATCTTCCCCTAAATCACGAAGCATCTCATCCATTCTATCATACTCTCCATTATTATTACTTAGAACTTGTGGTGATGTCGCCACTTCTAATGGTATTGAGACTTCTGGTGCATTCTGAGGAGGTAAAGCTTTACTGTGATACACCCACACCTCATAGTTAGGCATGAAACCATACTTTATCAGATGTGAGGATAAAACTTTCCTAGTCTGACAATGGCAAATACGACAACGGCTATATGGGCATCTCACATCATTTCCATTCTTTGACATAGCAAAagcacgcttaacaaattcctCCGTATTAGCTATCCATTTATCTGACAAATTAGGCCAACCTTCGTACATGCATCGTCGATCCTCACCCATACTTTAAGTTAAACAATTGCAAAGTTAGAATATAGTTATCTTGATTAACTATTTAATCTGATAAATTTAAGTATGACCCGGTGGCGGAATTAGACATATCATTTTTAAAATAattagttttaaattagatatatCATAATTATAAAGCTTTAGTTACTAAACTTAACCGATTAGTGTTTAATCACTATAATATGCATATCAAATACaatattttatttaacttccgacggtgctGCACTAACCTGGACGCggggggtcgggcggcggcgggctgggcGGCGCGCCGGGGCTGGGcgggggcgccgggcggcgcggcgggcggggcgagctgggggggggggcgggtggcggcgctgcgggcAGCGCAGCGGGAGATGGGAAAAGAAAACGGAGTTGAGAAAACGCGAGCCCGGCCAGGGGGTAATGGCGGCCCGCTCAACTTTCGACGGTTCTGTCTTCGGCCGTCGGAAGataagtaacttccgacggctctgtcctcggccgtcggaagtttagtATCTTCCGATGGGGCTGTTGAAAGATTATTTTAGCCGTTGGAAGTTTGTTGTTTTCTTGTAGTGCGCGCGTCCATTGTTTTTGTGCTGCCAAAGGAAGACACGATGCAGATGTACATATAGAGCTGGAAGCCTGAGACTGGAGGTGATGGGGATGGAAGTGGAAGACATATGTCCGAGGCCACGCAGAGGGCTGCAACCATAGTCAGGATCATTGACTTGACTTACCGAATGAGTcctacttttttttttcttttgatgaGACTGGCCTAGTCTAGTAGTGCGGCCGTGCGGGCCGGGGGAGCGACTTGTAGTTTTGTTGTGTTCCTGATtcattttttctttttgaaaggGTGTTCCTGAATTTATGTTACACTGGTGACTGCTGACCGACGCACGGCCGAAGACGTTACGGCACCAATGGGTGTGAACGGCCACGGGAGCTGCGCCGCCGTGCTGTTTACATTTTggtcttttttaaaaaaaattatatttaaatttaGGAGAACGTATTTTCAAATTTGGATCCTGTGATCGGCGCCGTGAGCCATGGCGCCGAGGTCCCTGACCTAGCCGCTGACTTAGTGCTGGCGTGGCTGAGGTCTCGGCGCCACAACCCATCGCGTCGAGCTCGACGCCACAGATCATGACGCTGAGCCCTTATCCTATACACGCtctcttcctttctctctctccccgcgcccttttcctctctctctcctctgcGCGCTCTGTCTTCCTTGCTGGCCGCGTCTCCATCGGTGCCCTCCTCCAtccgcccctcctccggccGCCCCTCCGCCAGGCATGCGGCCTCCTCCGCCCGAGCGCCGCGCGAGCACCAGGGCGGCCGCGAGCCGGCGCGCGGCCTCCTCCGCCCGGCCGGCTAGCCTCCTGTAAGTTCTTTTATTTTAATTAGTTTTTTTATTTAGTTGGGTATTGTAGTAGTTGGCAATTCAGGTAATTTTAGTAGTCTATTTAATTTTAAATAATTTatttaattagttttaataGTTTAGTTAGGTAATGTAGTTAGTAATTTCTTGTAGATAGTTAGAAACCATAGTTAGAAAATTTAGTTAGATAGTAGATGTAGATATTTAGTTAGGTAATTTAGTTATTTAGGTAATTTAGATAGTTAGAAAATattattatttatatttatatattatacCCGTCATAATCTTCGTGTTGTGCATATGAACTAGATGGATAATTTAGTGACCTTGTATTATGGAGGTAGTGTCACGAAAGATGTGTTTGGCAATATCACTTTTGATGGAATGCACGAGGCCTCCATGATATTCGATGATCGGCCGTTGTTTAGTGAGGTGTTTGGTAGGGCTCATGATGAGTTTCAATGCAATTCAAATGAGAATGCCATCTCAGTTCAAGGGTCGTCCACTTTGGTAAATCAGTCTAGATTTTCAGACGGCTGGTCGCTATTGCATGTGAGGTTCAATGGGAGAATTATGTGAAGACCGTCACGAAGAATGAGTATCAATGTTTGAATTTGGTTGTGCAGAAGTCATCAAATGCTCCCGACCCTCATGTGCATTCAACCCCTAATATGCCACCTGCTGACCCTCCGTTACCTAATCTTGAGGTGGATCAGGAAGATGCGATTGCGGTTCTTGATGCTCAATCCGGCCCGAATGAGTTTGGCATTTGTTCCGATGCTCGGCGCCATAATTTCTAGCGCCGAGCTCGGCGCCGTATATGCTGGCGCAGAGTTGGCTGCCACGTCGGCGCCAGGTAGGCAGGGCATGTGGCATCTCGACGCCATAAATTATGGCGCCGAGACGTGTGATCTTGGCGGCGTGGTTCATAGCGCCGACCCCAGGGTCCAAACGTGGGAATAGTCTGCTAGGAGTCTAAACGTAAATTTTTTTCGCGaaaagggtcaaaatgtaaaaaagACGGGCTGCGCCGCTTCCAGCCACACGATGTGGCTGCTGACGTGGCGGCGGGTTGAACGTGGCCTATTTATTAATTCTTTTATTTACAGGAAGGCCTATTTATAATttgaaaaggaaaaaaacagGAGCCAAGAATTGCAGTCCACTCACCGCGACTCGTTCGTGTAGCGGTGTAGGGGCTCCCTTGACAGGCTGCATGGTGAGACGGCCGGGTTTACTGTGATTTGTTCAGCGAGCAGCCCAGCTTGCCTAGGTTTGTCCGGCGGACCTTGGCCCAGCGTGGTACTCGTTCTTCCAAGTAGGGGGAAAAGTCTCAAGAAACCGATCCTAATAGGACTTTTTTAAATAAAGAAATAGGAACTTGAAATGGACGAATGAATACGGCAGATTAACCCCCTTTTTTTCCTCCAGCTTATCTAGAACGGCAAAAACAAAAGAAGTATGTGTTAAGATCGATTGGGCCAATCCATGGGCCGGAGCAAGCCTCTCTATACACAGAGGGGATTGAAATGGAGCAATAATTACGTACTCAGAAACCAAATTCCTACTCATGAATTCCTCGCGTCTTTATCTTCCAGAAACCTTCTGGAGCTACCTCTATCCTTCCTCCTACCCTCGATTCTCCTGCTTGCTACATACCTCTAACAGTCTAACCTATCCCTAGTTCCATTCCTCTCGCATATCACCTTGAATTCAGTTACTCTTGCATCGATTCAGTTGCCGACGGATCATGAGTGGAGGTTGCTAACAGTATGGCCCGAGAACGGAAGCTCCAACTCCAATGGCAACGTAGCGATGGAGCTGGAGCCTAAGCCGAGCCGTATGTTCCGCGTGGGTTAGGTAAGCGTTGGGGTCCGGGTCTCAACCTTCAAAATTTCCAGATTGTTTGTCCGGTAGACGATAGGTTGAGACGTGGGATTCGACTGCGTCGTCAGGGATGAATTCAAGAGTAGATCCATCAAGTGCCGAGACTTCTTGTTGCCTCCCTCGTTACCTACCAAGCATGCACTTCACTTGACCGGCGTGCCGGTCACTGGTCAGAGATGGTGGCTACTGGCTACATCAGCTTCAGCCGTGGATCGGTCGGCTCGAGCTGCAACATGCATAACACTAACCAACCAAGTTAAGAAGATTGACCGAATCGAATGAATTCCCAGCCTCATATCCCCGTGCATGAGGCATGGGCATACATGTCTCTTATAAGTAGCTTTTAATTAAGATCTGAAGCTGGGACCCAGCCGAGGGTGTGCGTGGTTCGAACTCGATCGGTCAGCTGGTTGGCCATGTCGAGTGTACTGACCGCAGATCTAATCGAACGAACTGGTCCCGGCTGCATGCGTTGCGCTGGCACCGTTCCAGTGACGGCTTGATGGATCGACGACGACGGCGTTGGCTGGTGATCCCCTTTATCCGATATACGGAAGGCTGCTCTGaccaaatttgatttaaatttaaatttattttaattttgtTCTAAGTCAAACTTCTTTATTTGACGGGATTTTATAGAAAAAATATGCGAAGGCTTTTTAAATTCTACCAAAATAGAAACAAGAAAGAAGGTTTAAAGCTCGCGAAGCACCATGgtggcaggcaggcaggcatgcACGACATGATGGGAGGAGCCGAGGAGGAAACATCTCCGCTCTCCGATGCCCTGGAAAAGGAAAACAACAAATGATGACGACCAAGGAAAGGAAAAATTCGGCACGTAGCCGGGGAGCACGAGGCGCCCAGTCGTGCCCATCAACACCCTACGCCGAAGTGGCACCACGACAGAGAATCCGGGCTGGGGGGAATGGCGAACCGCGGCAAGACCCGCGGGTGATGACATGAAGGGACGGAGAGCGACGCGACATCAGCGAAAACAAACCAAGCTCCAAATCATTCCCGGCGTGGTGACCGGTGGGAGGTTGCCCGTGCTTGTCAGCCTCACCACGCGGCCCCAGCTTTCTTCCTTAAGTTCCTTCGCCACCACGTCGACGCTGCCGACTAATCCTTCCGCCACCGGTGGATTGTTTGTTAATTACTGTCAACCTTGCTCGCCCGGGCCAACCAGGCCTGCAGCAAACACGGAGGACCACCTAAACAAATCCGATCCCCAGTAGACACCTCGAGCTAATTAATTAACTCACCGTTAATCCGAGGCGCGCCCGGTCTTCTTGGTCAGTTGGTCAGGTCCCTGCCCCCGCCGGCGGCCCGGCGCGCATGACCCACGCGGGGCAATTCCAAACGCGCCCCACCAAAACCAACCCCGGCCGCACGCGACCCAGCCGAGGCCGACCCGGCGGGCAACCTGGCCGAGAGGATGGCCTGGCCGGGCTGGCCCCAAAACCAACCGCATAATTAATCCCCCGCCGCGAAAGTTTATTGCCGCCTGCTCCTCCattccttcctcctcctccctgcCCCCCCGCGAGTGAATTCCGGAGTCCCCCAATCAATCCGACGCCACACGCGacgccagagagagagagagagaggcaggCGACGCGGCCTTCCCCCGATTCCCAATTCCCCCTCTCGGCCGGCCGCGACCCCGATTCGGTTGCCCGCCGGATTCGTCCCGCCATCCCCCGCCGGGCCTCGCAGCTTTCGATCCGAGCCGCTGGAGGCGCGCCCGCCGATCGAGCGGtagggggagggagggagggaggaggatgAGCTTCCAGGACCTGGAGGCGGGCAACGTCCGCGGCGCGCCgttgggcggcgggcggcggaacGGCCGGGGccccgcggcgggcggcgccggcgcgtcgCAGGCCGTCGCGTCGGGCGTCTTCCAGATCAACACCGCCGTCGCCACGTTCCAGCGCCTCGTCAACACGCTCGGCACGCCCAAGGACACCCCTGACCTCCGCGACAGGATGTGCGTCAGCCCTACCTTACCCCCACCCTCCGCAAATCTGTCTTCCGCGTCTAGGTTTGGCCCTCGAATCGATCGGTTCGGTTCCGCGGACCCGGTCGCCGCTGGTTTTGATCCGTGTGGCGGAGTTATGGGAGAATTCTGCGGCCTTCTTGTGATCTCGATTTAGGTTTCGTCCCTGTTTGTTGCGGATGGATCGATGCTTGCTGCTAAGGGTTGCTTAGGGTTTAATTCTCCCCGTATTTCTGTGGAGTTGCTTGCGTGTTCAATTTGCCGACTCCATAGGTTGCCATTCCTGATTCGTGGTTTAGCTGATAGCCTTCGTGGAGGTTGAACTGAACGAAGCAAGCCATATAACCTATCCAAATACTGTAGTTTCAATGGTCTGGAATCAATTCCTATGTGGTCATTCATTATGGAATTTTACAGGATTTATTAGTTCACGTCTTTCTCATGTTGTGTtgtatttttgaaattgagttaAAAAACACTTTAGTTAAGCCCTTCTGTCTTAACTCTTAAGCTTTATTTGCAGACTGTAGGTGAGGCAAGTTTGTTTACTAGTTGAAATCATTTTGATGTGTCAAGCTAACATATCAGTTGCTGTTGCTTGCAGACATAAAACTCGGCAACACATAACACAACTAGTGAAGGATACATCGGACAAGCTTAAACAAGCTAGTGAGGCGGATCATCGTGTCGAAGTCAGCGTATGTGCCTATCTCTATATAATTATACGAGTACTCTTAACTATATTTGCCAGCGGCTTTTTGTTCATTTTAATTATAACAATTTAAGTATAACAGTTTTATTCTGTTTTATGGTCCAAGGCATTTTGTATTCTTTTTTCAATTTTGTACTAAGATATGATGAATTTGAGAACCATGCTATGTTTGCATTGTTAATTTCATTGTTTCGTAATGTCACCTTGGTGTTTGCCTCTAGTTTGGGCATAAATTGAGTAAATATTTCATGCTTATGTAGGCTAGTTGTTTTGCACTACATTTGTTGCTGTGCTTTGAACTAAATGTTTATCACCGACAACAAAGGCTTTCAGTCCTAAGCAAGTTGGGGAAGGCTACAGATGGAACCCAATGAGCCACAACAAAACGGAACAACATATGAAAATTAAAAAAGGCATTAATAATAGTCATATACTCATATTACTAGGGGTCTAGCCTAGATCATGTGTCAGGCACGTGGATTGCTGATTTCCACATGTTTTTACCAAAGGACTTGTTTGCGTATATTTGACCCATTCAAGTCCCCCCTTTACTGCCTTCTCCCATTCTATGTTTGATCAACCCTTGCCTCTCCATATTGTTGCTGCACCTTATGATTCCGCTATGCACTAGTGCCACTAGAGGTCTGCGCAGGGTATGTTCGAACCATCTGAATTGGTGTTGGACAAGACTATTCAATTGGTGCTACCCTAACCTATCACATATATCGTTGTTCcgaattcagccattccttgtAGGAACACAAATCCAATGCAGCATGCACATTTCTGCAGCACTTTGCTGCTGAATATGTTGCCTTTTAGTAGGCCAAAACTCGCAACACAAACATTTATCATCTTTGTCGCAAGTGTACAAAAGGGAGTAACTGAACAGAGACAACTCATGCACTCTTATTGTGAAGATCAACATTATTATGCTGTGTGTTTTGTTTTATTTAATTTTGCAGAAGTAACAGCAATTTAGATGAATTTCTAAGTAGATAACTATAGAACTTTCTATCATTATTGCAACATGCTTCAATGTTCGTATCCTGGCATGGTGGCATTCATAGCGATAAAAAAGATTGTAGCAAGATTTGAAATTGTGCATTTAAGACGAGTCCTATATCAGCTGCTGTGTTTAGTGCTAGCCATTGAGTTACCCATGCTCATTCCTTTATTACTGGGGAAAATTTGTTTTTCCTTGTATGTTTATAGTTTTTCTTATTACAATATGTATTTATGGCGTCATATTAAACTGCAGGCTACCAAGAAGATTGCTGATGCAAAGCTAGCTAAGGATTTCCAAGCAGTCCTTAAAGAATTCCAGAAAGCTCAACGGTTAGCAGTAGAGAGAGAAGCTGCATATGCACCTTTTATTTCTCAAGTGGGTCTGCCACAGAGGTAATTTCTGCACAGATTTTTCTGCTTTGTTGCCATATGGCATTGGTTTATTTTGCATTACTACAGGAATTTTTCTCCTTCGAGACGAAATGACTCCCCTGTAGACTGTAGTTATCTTGATTCGTTGTTCATTTCTAGCCTTCTTGGTAGTCCTGAAAAGTAGAATGCCTGAAAACTATTATCATGCCTCTGTTAGAATAACAAAAGTCCAAGGAATGAAATGATCAAGATTTTTGACAGCCAGTTGCTAAGTCCAATAAGATTCCCATTAACGTCACAAAGATGCATATAGGAAATTGAGTTAGTTATAGTGAACTGTTCATGATGCCTTTTAGGACTTCCTTGTCTGTTCCCAACCAACCGTCAATGCCCTAATACACATTTACATTTTATTATTTTCACAGTTTCATCAATCCTGCCGTGCCTTCACACATGCACAGTTTATTTATGGGGCATTGTAAATTGCAGTGCAAAGTTACTCAACAATTGAAATCTAATCCAACCTGCTATGGACCTAAATATCAGAATTATATTCTGTTCTAAGATGAGCCCTTAAGTTGAATAGTTTTTGCTTAATATTTTCTATCGGTGTATTATTTGCCCTCTTATGGAAAGAAGTTTGGTGCACTACCACATTTAGCCACAACAAAGCTAAGCTCGTTTGAATAAGTACACTAGCTTTTGGTTCATGTCTGCAGTTGTGGTTTGCAAGCACCTGAGGCCAGCTGTCATAATCTCATTTCCAGCTGGGAACACATTTTTTGCAAGAAATTATGGAAAATGTAGCGGTCTTGATTTCACATGACAATATTTCGTCTTGCGTAGTTTATTTTAATTGGCTCTTCAATAGAAACAGTTACAGTAAACTAAGGCCTTCTGACTTTTTTTTTTCCCGTCATGTTTCTATACCTTGTTTTGTAATATTTCCTTGTGTAATATGTGAACTCAATGAGTTTTAATCGCTGCTTTTCTTCTCATTTGCCTTTATCTATTTATAAAGCTATTTCAGTTTATTACCAACGAATGCCTAACCTAAGAGTGACCATGTTTTGCAGCTACAACTCAAGCGAGGTGAATAATGGTGCTGATAAGTTGGCTGAGCAGCGGACACAGCTTCTAGAATCTAGAAGGTAAGGTTTTATCGAGCTTTGTGGATCTACTTTGTATAGATTTCTATCACTTTGTGTCTAGATAACTTTGAACATGATGTAATTTCGTTGCTTTTGCTAGTAATAAAATTCTGGTTCGCCCGTTGTGGGAAAAAACATAGATTTTTTAGCTCATGTTACTATGGAAACATGTATTCATTGTTGATATGCAGATGCTTGGAAAACACATTCCCCTTTCTTTGCATGCAAGAATGacccttccccccttaaaagtGGTCATTTTCTTAATGTTTTCAAGGTGCTAATTTTTTATCTTTGATTACCATAGGCAAGAACTTGTCTTCTTGGATAATGAAATT
Protein-coding sequences here:
- the LOC112894764 gene encoding syntaxin-22-like; the encoded protein is MSFQDLEAGNVRGAPLGGGRRNGRGPAAGGAGASQAVASGVFQINTAVATFQRLVNTLGTPKDTPDLRDRIHKTRQHITQLVKDTSDKLKQASEADHRVEVSATKKIADAKLAKDFQAVLKEFQKAQRLAVEREAAYAPFISQVGLPQSYNSSEVNNGADKLAEQRTQLLESRRQELVFLDNEIVFNEAIIEERDQGIQEIQHQITEVNEIFKDLAVLVHDQGAMIDDIDSHIENAVVSTSQAKGQLSKAAKTQKSNSSLICLLLVIFGVVLLIVIIVLAA